The Harmonia axyridis chromosome 3, icHarAxyr1.1, whole genome shotgun sequence nucleotide sequence CATCAATAATTCATCAATAGTTGTTACTGAATCTTTATCGCCGTCATAAATAAAAAGTTATACATCAATCCTCTTGGCTcacgtagaaaaaaaaataatccccAACTAACTTGAATAACATCAAAACACGTCGTGCTTCGTGTAAATTCAAAGCGATCCTATGATTTGAATTGATGGAATCTAAATAAAATGAATTCGAAATCGGATTTTAAACAGGGAAAGAAAAACAAAGATAATCGTCCGAACATTAATGAAATGAGGGGTTAAAATGAAATTACGAAAGAGGATAGCAATCATAACCTCGTTAGAGAAAAATATCTTCTCCCCGTTCTTGAAATTGGTTTAATTATATCGAGAATACAGCGTTACAAATATCGattttcaaagaaatgaaaaattgcatttcattaaaatttacaaGGGTTGAAAATGGGCTTTTATCGACTGCAATTTACTATCCATGAACGAGTTCAGTTAATTTTTAATAAGGATATTTCAATggttcataacaaaaaatttttctcaactCCCGACGGAAATCAACTGCTGGTATAGATTTGcgcaaaatatttggaaattgaaaataaccAATGAACACCAacctttttttgaataaattccaaCTTCCGCAATTCACTTTCAATTATCTCCCCACTTTCAGTGAATtataaattaaagaaaaaaattgcaaatttatgtaataactataaaaaatttttcaagtttagTTTCTTCAATGACTTATATGTGAAGTTTTAGATTTACCAAATGATACTACTCATTCCGgtctatttgaaaaatattagtaAAACTATCATCAACCACTTGATACTGCTACTTTCAGTTGAAACTCGtcgagaaaataaataatttactcACATCATTCAAAACACTGAAAATTCCTGGAATTCCCTATCTAAATTCAGGAACATGTCGAAATTATGGGATTGCACCGGTACTCACAAGGTTATCCGAcacttaaaaaaataaatcacactACTGCAACTGCATTcgatcaaaattcaaataatcatCCCGAAAATGCTTATATTACTTCGATTTACTTTCAATCATACCTAAAACGCGAAAAAGTCATGTCAAAGCATGTGACTAGTTTAATTTTGTATAGGAATTTTTCAGTGAAGTGTTTACATGTCATACGAGAAAACAAATGACCGCCTGTCTAGACTCGCGAGACGTATGTCAATAttcgtcaaaatcaaaatggcTACGCCTTTTCTTAGGCAGTAACGACAACCATTTTTCTTCTCTCTCTTGAACGCTTTGTTAAATCAACTGTTGACGCGTTAGGACGTATGTCGACACTAATAAATCTTAAAACACGCCCTAAAGTGTCCGTAATTGCatgtaatttgaaattttaacgcTTTGGAAGTGTGATGTATTCACACATGACCAATCCGATGTGAATTGGCGGTATTTTCGATTCTTTGTTAGGAGATATTGGCTGAAATTAATAGATATGAGGAATTTCTAAATTCTCTCGAAGCATGCGCTATATATAATTCTTATTTTTTGGgaattttaaaaatgttttttttatccgtcttttattgagtaaaaagtagatatttttggaaataaggGAATAGGTGAATGTTATTTCAGTAGGAAATGTTGATATAATGTATCagaattcgaaattcattaatGTAGAATACATACGATATCTAGCGGCGTAACCTAAAAGTACCGAAAGAACAAAATTATCATTTTCTTCCtacaaattaacaaaaaaaacgaGTACAGAAAACTAAATTGttttaatttaataataattgttcattcaaatCCAAAACTACTTCAGTTTTTAATTTGGAATTTACTACATGTATTACATTgtaatcaaaaaattaaaaatattgcacAACAGTGACATCTGTTACTATACAATCAGACTTTGATAATCGTCttatttgttgttttattgattAGCAGGTTGCATCGAAATGACAGCTAGTTCTTCAAAAGATCTCTAAATTTTAACCTCAAAAAAGTTCagtaaaatatttgaattctacCTTGTAAATTTTTAGTATGATGTATGAAATTAAAAGTAATGGCAAAATTGTTGAGACTGAGAGGAGGAAGACTTTATTCCAAATTGTTATATATAAGCATAATATGCTTAGCTGCATTGATAATGTTCTACATTTTTGAGGTTGAATatggaatgaaatattttcaaaacactaATTTGATTAGTTTGTTATTGTAGGCTATTTTTCGCGTATTAGCTCCTTCTCCTAAATTTTGCTCAGATAATGACACAATTGATGTCGTATATACCTGGGTCAATGGTTCGGATCCTATTTTCCTGAAagaactgaaattttttttaaaaacgagGAACATATCAGTAGATGACAAATACTTAAGCCAAAGATTTATAGATAAGAATGAACTACAATTTTCACTTCGGTAAAATTGATTTGAACATAttaagatttcacctacttataGTATTTTTCAGATCTCTCGAAAAATTTGCACCATGGATTAATCATGTTTACATAGTGACCAATGGGCAAATTCCATACTGGCTAAATTTGGATTATCCAAAATTAACGATAATCACACACAAAGAAATTTTTCTCAATCGGGATGATTTACCTACATTTTCTAGTCCTGCCATTGAATCTCATTTGCATAGGTATGTGACgtagaaaatttttaaattttttgaaaagttttattttaggATACCAGGTATATCAAAGAGATTTTTATACTTTAATGATGACGTCTTCCTAGGACAACCAATTTTCAAAGAGGattttatttcacaaaatgaaggTAAAGATCTATTATCATCGAAAGCTCTATAAAATGATAAGAAATTTCAGGTTACAAAttgtatttttcatattcattggGAATGTGCTCACCACAATGTTTTTGGGCATATGTTGCTGATGATCAATGTGATGAAGCTTGCAATAATTTTTACTGCCAATATGATGGAGGTGACTGTGAAAATTCATACACTTCATCTAAACAAATACTAGTGGATAAGATTAATTCTGttgttgaaaaaacaaaaattgaaaatgacataataaatgATCATAAAATGGTCTCTAAGtttaaattatccaaaaaattcaatgaaaccaATAAAAACTATTCAACAGTAGTTGAAGAgtacaataataatataatagaaaatgataaaattaaaaataagagATATAGAAGGAAACAAAGAAAGTTACGTACAATGAAAAGTCTTAGGAATAACAGTAAAAATGTTAGTTTTTTTAACAGGACCAGTTTTGCCTATGGTGATTCATTGCAGCATTCCAACAGGTAATGTATGTATATAAAGATTGTATCAAGTAGAGAGATTGAGGCTGATctgattgttttttatttttgtaactTTATAACTTACCAAACCAAACTTTACTCTTCTTCAATTAGGTTCAGTTCACATATTTATAATTCAACTATTAGAATATATACTTTCAATTATTGCACTATAAGATGTTGTAGGTTTCACAAAGGTTGATTTAAGCAAATATTATCTAAAGATGTCAGGTAATATATGTATAGAGCATGATAATCATGCTGATAAGTTAATATTTGAGCTGATCCTTTTTTGAGAAACAGGCTGTAATAATAGATATTGCATTATGGTGGCTCTTTACTAACGAGAGGTCTAAGGCTGAGCAATTTTTGAAAGAACGCTATAGAGATGTGAGGAATATATGGCAGGGATCACCAAGTTGTCCAACGGATGATTTAATCAGTGGTTCCAGAATGAAAGACCACATTCTTTTGAGAGATTAATTAATTACAAATTGGCTGAAAACGCCTTgacaaaacataattatattgaataattaactcatatttcaatttcagattattcaatttgaaatatggCTTCCTACCCAGATTTGTACCGTCTCACACACCTGTGATGGTTGATAGAAATGTTATTGAAGATCtgcaaaagaaatttttcaaagagGTAATGGTAACCTCTAAAAATAGATTCAGGAATCACGATGACCTACAATTCACGTTTGCTTATTACTATTTCATATATCATGAACGGAACCAATTTAGTGCTGAACAAGTTTTCCAAATGTTTGATACTGACATGTCAGGGTAGGCCGAAGAGAAATGGTAATAGATAAGTAGTCCTTAACATTGTTCATTTTTAGAACTTGGTCTGATAGAGAAATACGAACTCTTTTGACTCGAGTATATCAACTTCCTCTGAGCTATGCGATAGTGGAACATTTTGAGTCAATGCTTTTAAACTGTtcagaaaccaaaaagtttacACAAGTTCAAACTCCTAAGTATGAGAGATATTTAGACTCACGTTTGGTAACAAAACtttaaaacaaataaattcaaaattaacagGGTCAAATTTTTTAGCCTGTTATAACCCAGGAGTTGATACTGAATTGTCCTGAACTTGTCAAGATGATTGAATCTACATttggaaataaaagaaaatacaaatataaaattgtCAGAAACTCTGAAGGACAATATAT carries:
- the LOC123676549 gene encoding N-acetylglucosamine-1-phosphotransferase subunits alpha/beta — translated: MKLKVMAKLLRLRGGRLYSKLLYISIICLAALIMFYIFEAIFRVLAPSPKFCSDNDTIDVVYTWVNGSDPIFLKELKFFLKTRNISVDDKYLSQRFIDKNELQFSLRSLEKFAPWINHVYIVTNGQIPYWLNLDYPKLTIITHKEIFLNRDDLPTFSSPAIESHLHRIPGISKRFLYFNDDVFLGQPIFKEDFISQNEGYKLYFSYSLGMCSPQCFWAYVADDQCDEACNNFYCQYDGGDCENSYTSSKQILVDKINSVVEKTKIENDIINDHKMVSKFKLSKKFNETNKNYSTVVEEYNNNIIENDKIKNKRYRRKQRKLRTMKSLRNNSKNVSFFNRTSFAYGDSLQHSNRLFNLKYGFLPRFVPSHTPVMVDRNVIEDLQKKFFKEVMVTSKNRFRNHDDLQFTFAYYYFIYHERNQFSAEQVFQMFDTDMSGTWSDREIRTLLTRVYQLPLSYAIVEHFESMLLNCSETKKFTQVQTPKYERYLDSRLPVITQELILNCPELVKMIESTFGNKRKYKYKIVRNSEGQYIHFKQLNSNLTDVVGQLDEIRGDPRKFVCLNDNLDYTKTNENEVINSLLYDFYLSFFPFRSKYELPKEYRNKFLHMNDLDEWKNHHLRIKCIVFLALLFVIYMIGFRTCIKNICGVFNRFF